Proteins encoded by one window of Nocardioides euryhalodurans:
- a CDS encoding NAD(P)-dependent oxidoreductase — protein sequence MAARVLAGGHDVVAWDVDPDRVGSLAADGARAARTAADLADCRVVLVVVPDDDAVTELLSGPDALLALLPAGAVVVVHSTVLPPTVTALAAEGLRHGVHVLDAPVSGGPDRAAEGDLTLMVGGEAAAVARVRPVLGLLGPHVHHVGGTGAGSAVKLANQTMLFSALAGAHEGMALAAAYGVAEQDVLDVVATSLGESWVTRNWGFFDDMVRTYDEIGTPPEQRSWRKDLRDVVLTAEDRGLDLPVARLLAATLADRVEGRAARGGGEQPEG from the coding sequence ATGGCTGCCCGGGTGCTCGCCGGTGGCCACGACGTGGTCGCGTGGGACGTCGACCCCGACCGGGTCGGCTCCCTGGCCGCCGACGGCGCGCGCGCTGCTCGTACGGCTGCTGACCTCGCGGACTGCCGGGTCGTGCTGGTGGTCGTGCCCGACGACGATGCCGTGACCGAACTGCTGTCCGGTCCGGACGCGCTGCTCGCCCTCCTGCCCGCCGGGGCGGTGGTCGTCGTGCACAGCACCGTGCTGCCGCCGACCGTCACCGCGCTCGCTGCCGAAGGGCTGCGCCACGGCGTGCACGTGCTCGACGCCCCGGTGAGCGGAGGGCCCGATCGGGCCGCCGAGGGCGACCTGACCCTGATGGTGGGCGGGGAGGCCGCGGCCGTGGCCCGGGTGCGGCCGGTGCTGGGCCTGCTCGGACCGCACGTCCACCACGTCGGGGGGACGGGTGCCGGGTCCGCGGTGAAGCTGGCCAACCAGACGATGCTGTTCTCCGCGCTCGCCGGGGCGCACGAGGGGATGGCGCTGGCCGCGGCGTACGGCGTCGCGGAGCAGGACGTGCTCGACGTCGTGGCGACCAGCCTGGGGGAGTCGTGGGTGACCCGGAACTGGGGGTTCTTCGACGACATGGTGCGCACCTACGACGAGATCGGCACGCCTCCGGAGCAACGGTCGTGGCGCAAGGACCTGCGCGACGTCGTCCTCACCGCCGAGGACCGCGGGCTCGACCTCCCGGTGGCACGGCTGCTGGCCGCGACACTCGCGGATCGCGTGGAGGGTCGCGCGGCGCGTGGGGGTGGCGAGCAGCCGGAGGGATAG
- a CDS encoding AAA family ATPase, whose protein sequence is MAPGSITSAADLAGRLGETGYLADDELATVLYLALRMERPLLLEGEPGTGKTALAEALAESMDLPLIRLQCYEGIDATQALYDWDFPRQILHLRTLEAVHGDEGSGIEETEKSLYDERFLLARPVLQALQQSPAVLLVDEVDRADDEFEAFLLEVLSTYQVSIPELGTVAAAVPPVVVLTSNRTRELHDALKRRCLYHWIEHPGLEREVEIVRSRAPEVSEALRRQVVTVVQQLRSRDDLLKPPGVAETLDWAKALHYLGTQDLDLESAATTLGALVKYREDSDRVKQALDRMLAR, encoded by the coding sequence ATGGCCCCCGGGAGCATCACCAGCGCCGCCGACCTCGCCGGTCGGCTCGGCGAGACCGGCTACCTCGCCGACGACGAGCTGGCGACCGTGCTCTACCTCGCGCTGCGCATGGAGCGGCCGCTGCTGCTCGAGGGCGAGCCGGGGACCGGCAAGACCGCGCTGGCCGAGGCGCTGGCCGAGTCGATGGACCTGCCGCTGATCCGGCTGCAGTGCTACGAGGGGATCGACGCGACGCAAGCCCTCTACGACTGGGACTTCCCCCGCCAGATCCTCCACCTGCGCACCCTCGAGGCCGTCCACGGCGATGAAGGGTCGGGGATCGAGGAGACCGAGAAGAGCCTGTACGACGAGCGCTTCCTGCTCGCCCGGCCGGTGCTCCAGGCCCTCCAGCAGTCGCCGGCCGTGCTGCTCGTGGACGAGGTCGACCGGGCCGACGACGAGTTCGAGGCGTTCCTGCTCGAGGTGCTGTCGACCTACCAGGTCAGCATCCCCGAGCTCGGCACCGTGGCGGCCGCCGTACCGCCGGTGGTGGTGCTCACCTCCAACCGCACCCGCGAGCTCCACGACGCGCTCAAACGGCGCTGCCTCTACCACTGGATCGAGCACCCAGGTCTCGAGCGCGAGGTCGAGATCGTCCGCTCCCGGGCCCCCGAGGTCTCCGAGGCACTCCGCCGCCAGGTGGTCACCGTCGTCCAGCAGCTGCGCAGCCGCGACGACCTGCTCAAGCCCCCCGGCGTCGCCGAGACGCTCGACTGGGCGAAGGCGCTGCACTACCTCGGGACCCAGGACCTGGACCTCGAGTCCGCCGCGACCACGCTCGGGGCGTTGGTGAAGTACCGCGAGGACAGCGACCGGGTGAAGCAGGCGCTGGACCGGATGCTGGCGAGGTGA